The DNA sequence GAATCGGGGTCAGTATGTTTCATTTGTTTGTCTTCTTCATTCAATTATACCCGAGGATGCCAAATCCATGGAAACTTTTGATTCATTGACCGTTTTCACAGCTAAGGTACTGACATTCAATTCCtactttatataatttactTCGCGCGATCTCCAGTGttcacataatttaattttctctattaatatattgttatcTAATTAATCCagcttcttttcttcttcttttttctttttcctttttgattcGATCCCAAAATTTAGGATTACAATGCCACAATCGAGTTCTATTGGGCGCCATTTCTTCTTGAATCAAACTCAGATAATGCTGTCGTTCATAGGATATCTGATAGGATTGTTAAGAAAGGATCAATCAATAAGCATGGCCGGCATTGGAAAGGTGTTGATATACTAGTATTCAATACCTATCTTTGGTGGATGACCGGcttgaagatgaagatattgTTAGTACTTCTTGTTCCTAAAGAAATACTTTTTTCACTAATTCCCCGGCCTTCCTAATTAATCTTGTAATTCTAATTGTATAAGATTCTCAGGCTGGGATCTTTCGATGATGAAGTGAAAGATATTGTGGAGGTGTCAACTGAGGATGCTTATCGAATGGCAATGAAAAGTATGTTGAGATGGGTGCGGAAGAATATGAACCCTAAGAAGACAAGGGTCTTCTTCACTAGCATGTCGCCTTCTCATGCAAAGTACGTAATTAATTAGAACTAGTAGTACTACTCAACCCCCATTCATGTATCAAATCTTGATTcaatattctaatttctttatTTGCAGGAGCATAGACTGGGGAGGTGAACCAGGTCTCAACTGTTACAACGAGACAACTCTGATTGAAGATCCCAATTATTGGGGCTCAGATTGCCGGAGGAGCATAATGCAAGTGATAGGAGAAGTATTCGATAAATCGAAGTTTCCCATTACATTTCTCAACATCACTCAACTCTCAAGTTATCGCAAAGATGCCCACACTTCAATCTACAAGAAGCAATGGAGCCCATTAACTCCTGAACAGTTAGCAAACCCTGTTAGCTATGCTGATTGCGTGCATTGGTGTCTGCCTGGTCTTCAAGATACTTGGAATGAGCTTCTTTTTGCCAAGCTATTCTATCCTTAATGCTCTTGCCTCAGCTTTCAGATGGCCTCGTGGAGTGGAGGAGCTAGAGCATGCAATCAGTTGCATTTTAACCTACTTCGTTTGAAACAGTGACTTTGAAAGAAGGGTACTGCATGTGGGGAGAGAAtgatgaaagggaaaaaaaaatggtctctACGTGTAAACTGTAAAATAATAGTGATTGTTGCAAAGGGAAATGGAAGCTGagcaagaaaattaaattgattttttgtaatcaaaacataaaactaaaaaaatatgagatgattttggTCCTAAACCCATATGTCAGATTCTAATTATGGATCATGTCGGTTAAAtcttggaaatatatatatatatgtatatatataaaacacttCAATTTTACATCCGATGTCATTATAAAATGGTTGTAattgaaagaataaaaagaaaaatggctaGACCAATGTCGTAGCCCGctgtatattttctattatatagaCATCTTATAAAACAGAAAAGCTTTAGAAGCTTTCCTAAAATAAATTACGCTATACATGATAAATTGAGCAATACATGGCTAATTATCTCTTGCATTCCTATTCAACGAAAACCAATTCATTGTGAGTTGGAATGTGATCGATTAATACAGCCTGATCTTGATCTGGTATATTAATTTCTCTTGATCTAGTATTTCTTGATTTGGTATTGATTGCTTAATAGTaatgatataaaaaagaaaaattctatctATCAtcctcatattatatattacacataattttttaatttttttctcttataaaatatgtagtatatggatgatgagtagaataattcaattaattttaaaaaaataaaactaaaaataaataaatattgtatataatgtatagaaatgatgaataacaaaatttttataaattcgcCGCCTATTGACATTAAAAGGAAGTCTTcgggctaaaaaaaaaaaacctgttaTATCTTAGATCTTAACAAACGAAGCCCAAGTGAATAGGCTGGTGAGCTCCATTCCAATCTGGGGAAGGCCTATTCATCGTAAAAGAAGTCTTTATGCCCCAAAACAATTGTCACCTTGTAAATTACGTGATCATATACCTTCATCTAATTCCATTCAACTTTAGTCCACAGTGTGCATTTTCCGCGCTTGGCACTCACTGTCGGACGGTAATCGAGCCGGGGTGGAGCCCGAACTCGagatttttatctaatttttgttggaGCTCGGTTTGGTAAGTTAAGATTTCAACTCGAGTTCTAGCATAATCAAAAAATGATCTTGAGTCGAGCCAAGAAgtagttgtttattttttaatttttgaataaaatttaacaattaagaaattagataaataaaaaataaaaaatataaatttaataagatttttacAACTAACAAATAGACTctttattgaattaaaaaatataaaaataattaatatgtaactagttgatatttatccataagaaccatatatttatatatagctacataaattatcaatacatatagataatatgatagtatatataagcatttcatatatagttcttatagactaatatataaaattatttaatcttatcaattaattattatataaattataaaatagtcatgaaatatattatgttacatactatatatttaattatataaaacgtgtgatgcttatattattaattaatatatatacatatttattattgtatgaATGGACTTTAATTGAATTAATCTAATATGTCAACTTGAACATAAATGaaagaattttaataaattttaatggaGTCGAATTTAATCGAATATTTATCAATTACTAATCGAATAAGTATGTATTATTAAGGGTAATTTTTTTCTCACGAATTCGATTAAAATCTAACCGAACAGATTTTGGTTGATTTTCCTTATCTAGTTGGCAATATTCCCTTGCTACAGCCTACAGGTGTTGGCGTGATCCCCGATACAAATTTGCTATCTTGTTTCCACCCCTAGCTCTAGATCTcgatatctctctctctctctctgttcttgTACTCCAGTTGTAAATGAATGCCACGTGGATATTTTGTGGATGGCCTCTCCTAATATCTACTTCAagtcaaatgaaaatgataattataattataaaaaataataatttttttaataataaattttattttttttaaaacgaatgTATAGTATTTACGAACTCTACAATTAAAggtagcattattctttaagCACTTCACTTGCAAGCTATAGTGCTATCGATAAACGACAAAGTTTAAGAGATTGCGTGCACAATGATAATATCGAGGCCgatctgtattttttttctttttattattattttgttaaattgaaaagtgagatgAACTCGAACACATAAATGAATAAGTTTCATTCCTCCGATATGCtctttgaaataatttgttgGTGTACACGAATATGGATATGGGCTATATTTTTTAGAGAATGTGTAATTTTTGATGCAGCTAGGTTAGCTAgtaagtttattatatattttatatgtgcaCAGCCACaggtttaatataaaaaaatacatattattttcctaatttttttttctattaagctTATTAAAATGATCAGTAAAGAACTGAATCACGCTTTATCTTTCAATTTACATCAATATTCTTACTAAACATACaaatgaaaagataaatatatatatatgtttaattttatcgtattttcataaaaaaaaattagaagagatAACTCATTCTTcaaacacaattaaaaaaaaaatagttttg is a window from the Juglans regia cultivar Chandler chromosome 7, Walnut 2.0, whole genome shotgun sequence genome containing:
- the LOC108991757 gene encoding protein trichome birefringence-like 33, which produces MKPPLSASSHVLRKARLFPYLVTLLSFIVFVAVLYGEDFICLFSQPLQLGSYRYQPSTRTEKKWKKLPFALGKTEEGCDVFSGRWVWDESTRPLYQESECPYIQPQLTCQERGRPEKDYQHWRWQPHDCSLASFNATLMLETLRGKRMMFVGDSLNRGQYVSFVCLLHSIIPEDAKSMETFDSLTVFTAKDYNATIEFYWAPFLLESNSDNAVVHRISDRIVKKGSINKHGRHWKGVDILVFNTYLWWMTGLKMKILLGSFDDEVKDIVEVSTEDAYRMAMKSMLRWVRKNMNPKKTRVFFTSMSPSHAKSIDWGGEPGLNCYNETTLIEDPNYWGSDCRRSIMQVIGEVFDKSKFPITFLNITQLSSYRKDAHTSIYKKQWSPLTPEQLANPVSYADCVHWCLPGLQDTWNELLFAKLFYP